In Candidatus Paceibacterota bacterium, the following proteins share a genomic window:
- a CDS encoding PH domain-containing protein codes for MITLNPSEKLIKVIRRHTLAFLIESFILFVAAIAPIIFYKIDTLLFGGLYFGFAGTSFLAALGYYGLWLVILSILGAVAVSDHYLDIWILTDKRIIDVRQTAIFSREIHSLKLSDIVEASLIEQNSFQKKHNYGTIVVKSKDSRHILVEEVPSPEKVRVMIHS; via the coding sequence ATGATTACCTTAAATCCAAGTGAGAAATTGATCAAAGTCATCCGTCGGCACACTCTGGCTTTTTTGATTGAATCCTTCATTTTATTTGTGGCGGCCATCGCTCCGATTATTTTTTATAAAATAGACACCCTCCTTTTTGGCGGGCTTTATTTTGGATTTGCGGGGACCAGTTTTTTGGCAGCGTTGGGGTACTATGGTCTTTGGCTGGTGATCCTTTCTATCCTAGGAGCTGTTGCGGTTTCGGACCACTACTTAGACATTTGGATTTTGACCGACAAAAGAATTATCGATGTCCGGCAGACGGCTATTTTTTCCAGAGAAATTCATAGCCTCAAACTTTCGGATATTGTGGAGGCGAGCCTAATAGAACAAAATTCTTTTCAAAAAAAGCACAACTACGGTACTATAGTAGTAAAGAGTAAAGATAGCCGGCATATTTTAGTTGAGGAAGTGCCCAGCCCAGAAAAAGTGAGAGTAATGATCCATTCATGA
- a CDS encoding efflux RND transporter periplasmic adaptor subunit, giving the protein MKKDKNFIVDFILKNPWISGLIAVVVVGGGAFAFVRNGSNQDGQTFVVSPTEFIQVVSISGKVVPAETVDLAFETAGKIAGVNVSVGDKVSQGSTLAFLSNGQLKASLEEEQARLAQIEQGSRPEDVAVTQSSVDAASSSLVDAKQILISAIKDAYAKSDDAVENKTDQYYNNPKSVLPEIFAFDNYPLRLSLNDQRLKIGKLLSDWNTALATLTPETYTPTVLAQTQNNLAIISSFLNDATVAVSTFKADTALTQSSIDKYRADTSTARANVSTATAALNSASQSYTAASSSLDTAQSQLTLKKAGATTADIDIQSAAVDRAAAALAQSIITAPFAGTITRVDAKTGEIASPNTPVIGLISSSQYEIESYIPEADIAKVKVGQSASITLDAYGPNVIFNAKVTAVDPAETIKDGVSTYKTTFQFLASDNRIRSGMTASISIQVDDRTGILVVPQSALFIKNDQKMVTVKNGKNTENRVIVTGALDAKGNAEVISGLSAGETILLNPKN; this is encoded by the coding sequence ATGAAAAAAGACAAAAATTTTATCGTGGATTTTATTTTAAAAAACCCTTGGATTTCTGGACTAATAGCTGTAGTGGTAGTCGGTGGCGGCGCTTTTGCCTTTGTGAGAAATGGGTCCAATCAGGACGGACAGACTTTTGTGGTTTCTCCTACAGAATTTATTCAGGTAGTTTCGATTAGTGGAAAGGTAGTGCCAGCTGAAACAGTTGACTTAGCCTTTGAGACTGCCGGTAAAATCGCTGGAGTAAACGTCTCGGTAGGGGACAAAGTCAGTCAGGGATCCACTCTCGCTTTTCTTTCAAATGGGCAGCTCAAGGCTTCCCTTGAGGAAGAGCAGGCTAGATTGGCTCAGATAGAACAGGGCAGTCGGCCAGAAGATGTCGCCGTCACTCAATCAAGTGTTGATGCAGCCTCCTCATCTCTCGTCGATGCCAAACAAATTCTCATCTCAGCCATCAAAGATGCTTACGCCAAATCAGATGATGCGGTAGAAAATAAAACTGACCAGTACTACAACAATCCAAAAAGTGTTTTACCAGAAATTTTTGCTTTTGATAACTATCCTTTACGCCTGTCTTTAAACGATCAAAGGTTGAAGATCGGAAAATTACTTTCTGATTGGAACACAGCTTTGGCTACGCTCACTCCTGAAACCTATACGCCGACTGTCCTTGCTCAGACCCAAAACAATCTTGCCATTATAAGCTCATTTTTAAATGACGCCACTGTGGCGGTGTCTACATTTAAAGCGGATACGGCTCTCACTCAATCATCTATCGACAAATACCGCGCGGACACATCTACTGCTCGGGCCAATGTCAGTACCGCCACAGCGGCTCTCAACAGCGCATCTCAAAGCTATACCGCAGCTTCTTCAAGTCTAGATACAGCTCAAAGTCAGCTGACTCTTAAAAAAGCGGGGGCAACAACGGCTGATATTGATATCCAGTCGGCAGCCGTTGATCGAGCAGCTGCCGCCTTGGCGCAAAGCATCATCACGGCTCCTTTTGCAGGTACAATCACTAGGGTAGACGCTAAGACCGGTGAAATAGCTTCGCCGAATACTCCAGTGATAGGGCTTATTAGCTCATCTCAATATGAAATAGAGAGTTATATTCCTGAAGCGGATATTGCTAAGGTAAAGGTCGGACAGTCGGCAAGTATTACCCTAGACGCCTACGGTCCAAATGTGATTTTTAATGCCAAAGTCACAGCCGTTGATCCAGCGGAGACCATCAAAGACGGTGTCTCGACTTATAAAACCACTTTTCAGTTTTTGGCTTCGGACAACCGCATCCGATCAGGTATGACAGCTTCCATCAGTATTCAAGTGGATGACCGAACAGGTATCTTGGTTGTTCCTCAGAGCGCCCTATTTATAAAAAATGATCAAAAGATGGTCACGGTCAAAAATGGCAAGAATACTGAAAACAGAGTGATTGTGACTGGAGCGCTTGACGCAAAAGGGAATGCCGAAGTCATTTCCGGGCTCTCAGCCGGAGAAACCATTTTGTTGAATCCAAAAAATTAA